The Gemmata palustris genome includes a region encoding these proteins:
- a CDS encoding efflux RND transporter periplasmic adaptor subunit, giving the protein MIPILRLLRAAAGSDRDLLDRYVRNRDEEAFEALVRRYGTGVWGACVRLAGRDAEDAFQAVFLVLSRKAGTVTGSLPAWLHAVSRRVASDLRRTSRRRNAIEATTARLDLVNGPDPSLREGLALLDEELSRLPDQYRAVLIVCCLEGRSRDEAAVQLGWSEGQVKGRLERAREVLRTRLVRRGIELGGLLLAAAVAGPVPVRADPPSAAAVILTHRVIRAMLIQKFRLVVGALTACVGIALASGVALRAQPDDPAAPNGVANAPKAPPENRPGPQDEGKASPQEQIDESKKEIEALRKRVEALERAQKRPAPERQKVVVTSPMARDVVVAQQYVGKILAHRHINVCAMANGVVAEVTVKEGLAVKKGDVLFKVVSTLYKTKLDTEMAEVRIAKLEMDNAKKLFEQKVISQHELALNEAKLAKAEARAKLAETDLNLTIVKAPFDGLVGRLPEQEGSAVKEGAALTTLSDNSAVWVYFNVPEARYLEYMGNRDERKEGPSIELVLANGRTFPQAGKLGAIEGQFEKDTGNIPFRADFPNPKGLLRHGQTGTVVIRESLKNAIVIPQRAVLEKDGMRYVYVVGKDGAAHQREIVIQHEMDGTFVVNKGLDASDWIVINGVRQVHDGEKVEYEFRKPEPVPASPKMPVEK; this is encoded by the coding sequence ATGATCCCGATCCTGCGACTGTTGCGTGCCGCAGCCGGGTCCGACCGGGACCTGCTCGACCGGTACGTCCGCAACCGGGACGAGGAGGCGTTCGAGGCGCTGGTCCGGCGGTACGGCACCGGCGTTTGGGGGGCGTGCGTGCGGCTCGCCGGCCGCGACGCAGAGGACGCGTTCCAGGCGGTGTTCCTCGTGCTGTCCCGCAAGGCCGGGACCGTGACCGGCTCGCTCCCGGCGTGGCTGCACGCGGTCTCGAGGCGGGTCGCGTCCGACCTCCGCCGCACGTCCCGGCGGCGCAACGCGATCGAAGCGACGACTGCCCGGCTCGATTTGGTCAACGGCCCTGACCCGAGTCTTCGTGAAGGGCTGGCCCTTCTCGACGAGGAACTGTCCCGGCTCCCCGATCAGTACCGGGCGGTTCTGATCGTGTGCTGCCTGGAGGGCCGCTCCCGCGACGAAGCCGCGGTGCAACTGGGGTGGTCGGAGGGCCAGGTCAAGGGCCGGCTGGAGCGCGCCCGCGAGGTGCTCCGGACGCGCCTCGTGCGGCGGGGCATCGAACTCGGCGGGCTGCTGCTCGCCGCCGCGGTGGCCGGCCCGGTTCCCGTCCGCGCCGACCCTCCCTCCGCAGCCGCCGTTATCCTTACCCACAGAGTGATCCGAGCAATGTTGATCCAGAAGTTCAGGTTGGTCGTCGGCGCGCTGACGGCCTGTGTCGGTATCGCGCTCGCGAGCGGGGTGGCGCTTCGGGCTCAACCCGACGACCCGGCCGCGCCGAACGGGGTCGCGAACGCCCCCAAAGCACCCCCGGAGAATCGCCCCGGCCCGCAGGACGAGGGAAAAGCGTCACCGCAGGAGCAGATCGACGAATCGAAGAAGGAAATCGAGGCCCTGCGCAAGCGGGTCGAGGCCCTTGAACGGGCGCAGAAGCGGCCCGCCCCGGAGCGCCAGAAAGTCGTGGTCACCAGCCCCATGGCGAGGGACGTCGTCGTCGCTCAACAGTACGTCGGCAAGATTCTCGCGCACCGCCACATCAACGTCTGCGCTATGGCGAACGGGGTCGTCGCGGAGGTCACGGTCAAAGAGGGTCTGGCGGTGAAGAAGGGCGACGTACTGTTCAAGGTGGTGTCGACCCTGTACAAGACAAAGTTGGACACCGAGATGGCCGAGGTCCGGATCGCAAAACTGGAAATGGACAACGCCAAGAAGCTGTTCGAGCAGAAGGTGATCTCCCAGCACGAACTGGCTCTGAACGAGGCCAAACTGGCGAAGGCCGAGGCCCGGGCGAAGCTCGCGGAAACCGACCTGAACTTGACCATCGTCAAGGCACCGTTCGACGGCCTCGTCGGGCGCCTGCCGGAGCAGGAGGGCAGCGCGGTCAAGGAGGGAGCCGCTCTCACGACCCTGTCCGACAACAGCGCGGTGTGGGTGTACTTCAACGTGCCCGAGGCCCGGTACCTCGAATACATGGGCAACCGGGACGAGAGAAAGGAGGGGCCGTCGATCGAACTCGTGCTCGCGAACGGCCGCACGTTCCCCCAGGCCGGCAAGCTCGGTGCGATCGAGGGGCAGTTCGAGAAGGACACGGGGAACATCCCCTTCCGGGCGGATTTCCCGAACCCGAAGGGCCTGTTGCGCCACGGCCAGACCGGCACCGTGGTGATCCGCGAGTCGTTGAAGAACGCCATCGTCATCCCCCAGCGGGCGGTGCTCGAGAAAGACGGCATGCGGTACGTTTACGTCGTGGGCAAGGACGGCGCGGCGCACCAGCGCGAGATCGTGATTCAACACGAGATGGACGGCACCTTCGTCGTCAACAAGGGGCTGGATGCGAGCGACTGGATAGTCATCAATGGGGTCCGGCAGGTTCACGACGGCGAGAAGGTGGAGTACGAGTTCCGCAAACCGGAGCC
- a CDS encoding HEAT repeat domain-containing protein, giving the protein MLPYATITESADRRWTFRLLDRLTAPDLPDDERTDLVDALTAVSDRRAVPILERLLTDRSRKAAIRGAAGAVLRDMPDLDADVPKGVLRGWWAGADPILRRHALLSMGSRHRPDVVRTVAADPTHPLRVTALGRMTFYFDSPADLRLKIAALADPDPAVRETAAAILFWDEPVAAEAALVAATADAVEGVAVEAVRTLQYYPSVRVIRCLHGFLDHPSERIRDYARDSFADIRYECLHHLGGSDPRVSARVRRWLDPVWDLLSYSAEELSPPDEPPYTRPAAQETRPPAASDVLRLLTDPDTSPKVLEDVLWRSTWEPYPAADRRRLRPVLLNHPDPLVRERATVPLLAWADAEGLLALVEDPDFGVRRSAMYRLGLLPPNPLIAAVAWNHLHRPGVFGMHATETLGTFVAHAGRDEGVPKLFSIAVDPARPENLRRAAVDDLVGHGAAAEVGRLTGLLAEPPAVTWALHIAVLEAVDDLGLSAVDATALEGVDNLFVQAAVAKVAKHAEGLAEGF; this is encoded by the coding sequence ATGCTCCCGTACGCGACGATCACCGAATCCGCCGACCGCCGGTGGACGTTCCGCCTGCTCGACCGCCTGACCGCTCCCGACCTCCCGGACGATGAGCGAACGGATCTCGTTGACGCGCTCACCGCCGTGTCCGACCGGCGGGCCGTTCCGATCCTGGAGCGCCTGCTCACGGACCGCTCGCGGAAGGCCGCGATCCGCGGGGCCGCGGGGGCCGTCCTGCGGGACATGCCGGACCTCGACGCGGACGTACCGAAGGGCGTCCTGCGGGGCTGGTGGGCGGGGGCCGACCCGATCCTGCGCCGGCACGCCCTGCTGTCCATGGGCTCGCGCCACCGCCCGGACGTCGTGCGGACGGTCGCCGCCGATCCGACGCACCCGCTCCGCGTAACCGCCCTCGGCCGGATGACCTTCTACTTCGATTCCCCGGCCGACCTGCGGCTGAAGATCGCGGCCCTAGCCGACCCGGACCCGGCGGTGCGAGAGACCGCGGCGGCGATCCTGTTCTGGGACGAGCCGGTCGCGGCCGAAGCGGCGCTGGTGGCCGCAACCGCCGACGCGGTCGAGGGCGTGGCCGTCGAGGCGGTCCGGACGTTGCAGTATTACCCCTCCGTGCGGGTCATCCGCTGTCTGCACGGTTTTCTCGACCACCCCTCCGAACGAATCCGCGACTACGCCCGCGACAGTTTCGCGGACATCCGCTACGAATGCCTTCACCACCTCGGCGGTAGTGACCCGCGGGTGTCCGCTCGCGTCCGCCGGTGGCTCGACCCGGTCTGGGATCTGCTGTCCTACTCGGCCGAGGAGTTGTCCCCGCCGGACGAACCGCCGTACACACGGCCCGCGGCACAGGAGACGCGCCCGCCGGCCGCGTCCGACGTACTCCGTCTACTGACCGACCCGGACACGTCCCCGAAGGTGTTGGAAGACGTGCTGTGGCGATCGACGTGGGAGCCGTACCCGGCTGCGGACCGCCGCCGGCTCCGACCGGTGCTGCTCAACCACCCCGACCCGTTGGTCCGCGAGCGGGCGACGGTGCCGCTACTGGCGTGGGCCGACGCCGAAGGACTCCTGGCGCTGGTCGAAGACCCCGACTTCGGGGTGCGGAGGTCGGCGATGTACCGGCTCGGCCTGCTCCCGCCGAACCCTCTCATCGCGGCCGTCGCATGGAATCACTTGCACCGGCCGGGCGTGTTCGGGATGCACGCGACCGAAACGCTAGGCACCTTCGTCGCCCACGCGGGCCGGGACGAAGGGGTGCCGAAGCTGTTCTCGATCGCCGTCGACCCGGCCCGACCGGAGAACCTGCGGCGGGCGGCAGTGGACGACCTCGTCGGGCACGGAGCCGCCGCCGAGGTGGGGCGGCTGACCGGGCTGTTGGCCGAGCCACCGGCCGTCACCTGGGCGCTCCACATCGCGGTCCTGGAGGCGGTTGACGACCTCGGCCTCTCCGCGGTCGATGCCACGGCCCTGGAAGGGGTGGACAACCTGTTCGTGCAGGCCGCAGTGGCGAAGGTTGCCAAGCACGCGGAAGGTCTTGCGGAAGGTTTTTGA
- a CDS encoding SGNH/GDSL hydrolase family protein, translating to MTRTAIATAALLLAAHAATAADPPRVVRENIEWLDVWVPGNGVKDQPRVLLIGDSITRGYYKAVEDSLQGKAIVCRLAMSKSLGDPGLLDEVKLVLGQAKFDVVHFNNGMHGWGDTEDEYARAVPELVATIRRGAPGAKLVWASTSPVRVAGKVDQLDPKTDRVKARNEAAAEVVAKEKIPTNDLFALVIDKPDWFSNDGVHLDAKGSAAMGEHVAAEVLKLLGDAKK from the coding sequence GTGACCCGCACCGCCATCGCGACCGCCGCCCTTCTACTCGCGGCCCACGCCGCGACCGCCGCCGATCCGCCGCGGGTGGTGCGGGAGAACATCGAGTGGCTCGACGTGTGGGTGCCCGGCAACGGCGTGAAGGACCAACCCCGGGTGCTCCTCATCGGCGACTCGATCACCCGCGGGTACTACAAAGCTGTCGAGGACAGTCTCCAGGGTAAGGCAATCGTCTGCCGGCTGGCGATGAGCAAGAGCCTCGGCGATCCCGGCCTGCTCGACGAGGTGAAGTTGGTGCTGGGGCAGGCGAAGTTCGACGTGGTCCACTTCAACAACGGGATGCACGGCTGGGGTGACACCGAGGACGAGTACGCCCGGGCCGTCCCCGAACTCGTGGCGACGATCCGCAGAGGCGCGCCGGGGGCAAAACTCGTGTGGGCCAGCACGTCGCCCGTTCGAGTGGCCGGGAAGGTCGATCAACTCGACCCGAAGACCGATCGGGTGAAGGCCCGGAACGAGGCCGCGGCCGAGGTGGTGGCGAAGGAAAAGATCCCGACCAACGATCTGTTCGCCCTTGTGATCGACAAACCCGACTGGTTCTCCAACGACGGCGTCCACCTCGACGCGAAGGGCTCGGCCGCGATGGGCGAGCACGTTGCGGCCGAAGTGCTCAAACTCCTCGGCGACGCAAAGAAGTGA
- a CDS encoding MFS transporter, whose amino-acid sequence MTACTENTLIQTMVDEDKRGRVMSFFGMAFQGAAPFGSLLAGWLAGIVGVRAVVTGSGALVLVGGWCSPRNSRDCGDTHDPCTPGSVSCRRPRPG is encoded by the coding sequence GTGACCGCGTGCACCGAGAACACGCTCATCCAGACGATGGTGGACGAGGACAAGCGGGGCCGGGTGATGAGCTTCTTCGGGATGGCGTTCCAGGGCGCGGCCCCGTTTGGGAGTTTGCTGGCCGGATGGCTCGCGGGAATCGTCGGCGTCCGTGCGGTCGTTACGGGGTCAGGGGCGCTGGTCCTGGTCGGGGGCTGGTGTTCGCCACGCAACTCCCGCGACTGCGGCGACACGCACGACCCGTGTACGCCCGGCTCGGTATCCTGCCGGAGACCGCGGCCGGGGTGA